One Obesumbacterium proteus DNA window includes the following coding sequences:
- the uspB gene encoding universal stress protein UspB, giving the protein MINTVALFWALFFVCVINMLRYYSSLRALLVVLRGCDPLLYQYVDGGGFFTSHGQPSKQVRLVRYIQAQRYLDHHDDEFIRRCERLRRQFILTSGLCGLVVVSLCAMAVWY; this is encoded by the coding sequence ATGATTAATACCGTCGCGCTTTTTTGGGCGCTGTTTTTTGTGTGCGTGATTAACATGCTGCGCTATTACTCCTCGTTGCGTGCGTTGCTGGTGGTTCTGCGTGGTTGCGATCCGCTGCTTTATCAATATGTTGATGGCGGTGGTTTCTTTACTTCGCACGGGCAGCCGAGCAAGCAGGTGCGTTTGGTGCGTTATATTCAGGCTCAGCGCTATCTCGATCACCATGACGATGAGTTTATTCGCCGCTGCGAGCGGCTACGCCGTCAGTTTATTTTAACCAGCGGGCTATGCGGTTTGGTGGTCGTTAGCCTGTGCGCCATGGCCGTTTGGTATTAG
- the uspA gene encoding universal stress protein UspA codes for MAYKHILVAVDLSPESNILVEKAVSMARPYDAKVSLIHVDVNYSDLYTGLIDVNLGDMQKRISDETHHALTELSQNAGYPITETLSGSGDLGQVLVDAIKKYDMDLVLCGHHQDFWSKLMSSARQLINTVHIDMLIVPLRDEDED; via the coding sequence ATGGCTTATAAACACATTCTGGTTGCTGTAGACCTTTCCCCAGAAAGTAACATCTTGGTTGAGAAAGCAGTATCTATGGCGCGCCCTTATGACGCTAAAGTTTCTCTGATTCACGTGGATGTTAACTATTCTGACCTGTACACCGGCCTAATTGACGTGAATCTGGGCGACATGCAGAAACGTATTTCTGACGAAACTCACCACGCCTTGACCGAGCTTTCTCAAAACGCAGGCTACCCAATTACCGAAACCCTGAGCGGCAGCGGTGATTTGGGGCAGGTACTGGTTGATGCCATCAAAAAATACGATATGGACTTGGTTCTGTGCGGACATCATCAGGATTTCTGGAGCAAGCTGATGTCTTCTGCGCGCCAGCTGATCAACACCGTACATATCGACATGCTGATTGTTCCATTGCGTGACGAAGACGAAGACTAA
- the pitA gene encoding inorganic phosphate transporter PitA gives MLHLFAGLDFHTGLMLVLALMFVLFYEAINGFHDTANAVATVIYTRALRSQIAVVMAGVFNFLGVMLGGLSVAYAIVHLLPTDLLLNVGSTHGLAMMFSLLLAAIIWNLGTWYFGLPASSSHTLIGAIIGIALTNALISNTSVVDALNIPKMLEIFLSLILSPLIGLVLAGLMVFVLRRYWSGTKKRRRMHMTPAEREKIDGKRKPPFWTRIALILSAIGVSFSHGANDGQKGIGLLMLVLIGVAPAGFVVNMDATGYDITRTRDAITHLEQYYQKHQEALPHIVGIEEHQPVAPSTGNNDFHCDSSRALIAIDHSKALLNNLQRYDELTVDQRNQMRRLLMCVADTAGKVAKLPETDAQDKRFLNDLRKDLLETVEYAPMWIIVAVALALSLGTMVGWRRVATTIGEKIGKKGMTYAQGVSAQMTAAISIGVASYTGMPVSTTQVLSSAVAGTMIVDGGGVQSKTIKSILLAWVLTLPVAIVLSGGLYWLALTFVI, from the coding sequence ATGCTACATCTATTTGCAGGGCTGGATTTTCACACTGGCCTTATGTTAGTCCTCGCACTGATGTTTGTTTTGTTTTATGAAGCCATCAATGGTTTCCACGACACAGCAAACGCAGTCGCAACAGTTATCTATACTCGTGCACTACGCTCGCAGATTGCGGTCGTTATGGCGGGTGTTTTCAACTTCTTAGGTGTGATGTTGGGTGGCCTCAGCGTCGCCTACGCAATTGTGCACCTCCTCCCAACAGATTTGCTGTTGAACGTGGGCTCGACTCACGGTCTGGCGATGATGTTCTCTCTGCTTCTAGCTGCGATTATCTGGAACCTCGGCACCTGGTATTTTGGTCTGCCGGCATCCAGTTCTCACACGCTAATCGGCGCGATTATCGGTATTGCACTGACAAACGCACTGATATCTAACACTTCCGTGGTGGATGCGCTCAACATTCCGAAGATGCTTGAAATCTTCCTATCGTTGATTCTATCCCCACTCATCGGACTGGTTTTGGCCGGGCTGATGGTATTTGTACTGCGTCGTTACTGGAGCGGCACGAAAAAACGCCGCCGTATGCATATGACGCCTGCTGAACGTGAAAAGATTGATGGCAAACGTAAGCCACCGTTCTGGACACGTATCGCCCTGATCCTGTCGGCTATCGGCGTGAGTTTCTCTCACGGCGCGAACGACGGTCAGAAAGGCATTGGTCTGTTGATGCTGGTATTGATTGGTGTGGCTCCGGCCGGCTTTGTGGTTAACATGGACGCCACTGGCTATGACATCACTCGTACCCGCGATGCCATCACGCATCTGGAACAGTATTATCAGAAGCATCAGGAAGCACTGCCGCATATCGTTGGCATTGAAGAACATCAGCCCGTTGCGCCAAGCACCGGCAACAATGATTTCCATTGTGATTCTTCACGCGCACTGATTGCTATCGACCACAGCAAAGCACTGCTGAACAACCTGCAACGCTACGATGAACTGACCGTTGATCAACGTAATCAGATGCGTCGTTTGCTGATGTGCGTTGCTGATACAGCGGGTAAAGTTGCCAAGCTGCCAGAAACAGACGCTCAGGATAAGCGCTTCCTGAACGACCTGCGCAAAGACCTGCTGGAGACCGTTGAGTACGCACCGATGTGGATTATCGTTGCTGTGGCTCTGGCGCTGTCTCTGGGTACCATGGTTGGCTGGCGTCGCGTAGCGACCACCATCGGTGAGAAGATTGGTAAGAAAGGCATGACCTATGCGCAAGGCGTTTCTGCGCAGATGACTGCCGCCATCTCTATCGGCGTGGCAAGCTACACAGGTATGCCGGTTTCCACCACTCAGGTACTCTCTTCTGCGGTTGCAGGTACCATGATTGTGGACGGCGGCGGTGTACAGAGTAAAACGATCAAAAGCATTCTGCTGGCATGGGTTCTAACCTTACCAGTCGCGATTGTGCTTTCTGGTGGTTTGTACTGGCTGGCGCTGACCTTCGTGATCTAA
- the dtpB gene encoding dipeptide/tripeptide permease DtpB: protein MNKPAPVGLLQQPKPFFMIFFVELWERFGYYGVQGILAVFFVKQLGFSQEQAFITFGAFAALVYGLISIGGYVGDHLLGTKRTMVFGAIVLALGYFMTGLSLHKPDMIFIALGTIAVGNGLFKANPASLLSKCYPPKDPRLDGAFTLFYMSINIGSLLSLSLAPIIADKYGYAVTYNLCGIGLVVALLVYFCCRGMVRDIGSEPDAKPMNFKNLLLVLIGTVVMVYVCAWLMHNVKVANIVLIVLSIIVIFFFFREAFKQNKSDRNRMYVAFILMIEAVLFYILYAQMPTSLNFFAINNVHHEILGIAINPVSFQALNPFWVVVASPILASLYTRFGAKGKDLTMPAKFTLGMFLCSLGFLTAAAAGLWFADAQGLTSPWFIVLVYLFQSLGELMISALGLAMVAALVPQYLMGFILGMWFLTQAAAFLLGGYVATFTAVPEGISDPLQTLPIYTGVFSKIGIATFVIAIIMAAMVPWLNRMMNTQPESQKA, encoded by the coding sequence ATGAATAAGCCCGCCCCAGTCGGTTTATTGCAGCAACCTAAACCGTTTTTCATGATTTTCTTTGTTGAGCTATGGGAACGCTTTGGTTACTACGGCGTGCAAGGCATTCTGGCTGTTTTCTTCGTTAAACAGCTAGGCTTCTCACAGGAACAGGCCTTCATCACCTTCGGCGCATTTGCTGCTTTGGTTTATGGACTGATCTCCATCGGCGGCTACGTTGGCGACCACCTGCTTGGCACCAAACGAACAATGGTATTCGGCGCAATTGTCTTAGCGCTCGGCTACTTCATGACCGGTCTGTCACTGCATAAACCCGATATGATCTTTATCGCCCTCGGGACTATCGCTGTCGGTAACGGCCTGTTTAAAGCCAACCCAGCCAGCCTGCTATCGAAATGCTATCCGCCAAAAGATCCCCGTTTAGACGGCGCATTTACCCTGTTTTATATGTCTATCAATATCGGCTCGCTGTTGTCATTATCACTGGCTCCGATTATTGCCGACAAATATGGCTACGCCGTTACCTATAACTTATGCGGTATTGGTTTAGTCGTCGCACTGCTGGTTTATTTCTGCTGTCGTGGCATGGTGCGTGACATCGGTTCAGAGCCTGATGCCAAACCGATGAACTTCAAAAACCTGCTGCTGGTGCTCATCGGCACCGTAGTGATGGTGTACGTTTGTGCATGGTTGATGCATAACGTCAAAGTCGCCAATATCGTGCTGATCGTGCTGTCGATCATTGTAATTTTCTTCTTCTTCCGTGAAGCGTTTAAACAGAACAAAAGCGACCGCAACCGCATGTACGTGGCTTTCATTTTAATGATTGAAGCCGTGCTGTTTTACATTCTGTATGCCCAGATGCCGACCTCGCTGAACTTCTTTGCGATTAACAACGTGCATCATGAGATCCTTGGTATCGCGATTAACCCAGTCAGCTTCCAGGCGCTAAACCCGTTCTGGGTAGTGGTTGCCAGCCCGATTTTGGCCTCGCTCTATACGCGTTTCGGCGCTAAAGGCAAAGACCTGACCATGCCTGCCAAATTTACGCTGGGTATGTTCCTGTGCTCGCTGGGCTTCCTAACTGCCGCAGCGGCTGGGCTCTGGTTTGCCGATGCGCAGGGTCTGACATCTCCGTGGTTTATTGTGCTGGTTTATCTGTTCCAAAGTCTGGGTGAGCTGATGATCAGCGCCTTAGGCTTGGCCATGGTGGCTGCGCTGGTGCCTCAGTACTTGATGGGCTTCATTCTGGGGATGTGGTTCTTAACTCAGGCCGCCGCCTTCCTGCTTGGTGGCTACGTGGCAACCTTTACCGCCGTGCCTGAAGGCATTAGCGATCCGCTGCAAACCCTGCCAATTTATACCGGCGTATTCAGCAAAATCGGCATCGCCACCTTTGTTATCGCCATCATTATGGCCGCGATGGTGCCATGGCTAAACCGCATGATGAATACCCAACCGGAAAGCCAAAAAGCGTAA
- the gdhA gene encoding NADP-specific glutamate dehydrogenase, protein MEQLLSLENFLASVQQRDPNQPEFLQAVREVMTTLWPFLEKNPRYRDAALLERLIEPERVIQFRVTWVDDRGQVQVNRAWRVQFSSAIGPFKGGMRFHPSVNLSILKFLGFEQTFKNALTTLPMGGGKGGSDFNPKGKSDGEIMRFCQALMTELYRHLGADTDVPAGDIGVGGREVGFMAGMMKKLSNNTACVFTGKGLSFGGSLIRPEATGYGLVYFTDAMLKRHGLGFEGMKVAVSGSGNVAQYAIEKAMELGARVVTASDSNGTVVDEAGFTPEKLARLCQIKSQQDGRIADYAKEFGLTYLEGQQPWGISVDIALPCATQNELDAPAARQLIANGVKAVAEGANMPTTIEATDLFLEAGVLFAPGKAANAGGVATSGLEMAQNAARMGWKAEKVDLRLHHIMLDIHQACVEYGGEDKQTNYVRGANIAGFVKVADAMLAQGVL, encoded by the coding sequence ATGGAGCAGCTATTGTCTCTGGAAAACTTTCTCGCCAGCGTACAACAACGCGATCCCAACCAACCCGAATTCTTGCAGGCCGTGCGAGAAGTGATGACCACCCTGTGGCCGTTTCTAGAGAAAAATCCACGCTATCGTGACGCCGCCCTGCTAGAACGCTTGATCGAGCCTGAACGTGTGATTCAGTTCCGCGTCACATGGGTTGACGATCGCGGGCAGGTTCAGGTCAACCGCGCATGGCGCGTACAGTTCAGCTCTGCCATTGGGCCGTTTAAGGGCGGAATGCGCTTCCATCCTTCAGTTAACCTTTCGATCCTGAAATTCCTCGGCTTTGAGCAAACGTTTAAAAACGCGCTCACCACGCTGCCGATGGGCGGGGGTAAAGGCGGTAGCGATTTCAATCCAAAAGGAAAAAGCGACGGCGAAATCATGCGTTTCTGCCAAGCCTTAATGACTGAACTCTATCGTCATTTAGGTGCCGACACCGACGTTCCAGCGGGTGATATCGGCGTGGGTGGACGAGAAGTGGGCTTTATGGCCGGCATGATGAAAAAGCTGTCGAACAATACGGCATGCGTATTCACCGGAAAAGGGCTGTCGTTTGGCGGCAGTTTAATCCGCCCTGAAGCGACGGGTTATGGTCTGGTTTACTTCACCGACGCCATGCTAAAACGCCATGGTTTAGGCTTTGAAGGAATGAAAGTCGCGGTATCAGGTTCGGGAAATGTGGCTCAATACGCCATCGAAAAAGCAATGGAACTGGGCGCGCGCGTCGTCACCGCCTCAGATTCCAACGGCACCGTGGTTGATGAAGCAGGCTTTACGCCGGAAAAACTGGCGCGCCTGTGCCAGATTAAATCTCAGCAGGATGGACGCATTGCCGACTATGCCAAAGAGTTCGGCCTCACCTATCTTGAAGGCCAACAACCTTGGGGTATCAGCGTTGATATCGCTCTGCCTTGCGCCACCCAGAACGAACTGGATGCGCCAGCCGCACGTCAGTTGATCGCCAACGGAGTCAAAGCGGTGGCCGAAGGCGCAAATATGCCAACCACGATTGAAGCCACGGATCTCTTCCTTGAGGCCGGTGTCTTATTTGCCCCAGGCAAAGCGGCTAACGCCGGTGGCGTAGCAACATCGGGCTTAGAGATGGCGCAGAACGCAGCACGTATGGGTTGGAAAGCCGAGAAAGTGGATTTGCGCCTGCACCACATCATGTTAGATATTCACCAAGCCTGCGTGGAATATGGCGGTGAAGATAAACAAACCAACTATGTGCGCGGGGCGAATATTGCAGGATTTGTGAAAGTCGCTGACGCCATGCTGGCGCAGGGCGTTTTATAG
- the ampC gene encoding class C beta-lactamase, with protein MRKKMQSTLKLLSVITCLAVTAQGGMASEMDQAKIKDTVDSLIQPLMQKNNIPGMSVAVTLNGKNYIYNYGLASKQPQQPVTDNTLFEVGSLSKTFAATLASYAQVSGKLSLDKSISHYVPELRGSDFDHISVLNAGTHTTGLALFMPEEVKNTDQLMAYLKAWKPADPAGTHRVYSNIGTGLLGMIAAQSMGMTYEDAIEKTLLPKLGMTHTYLNVPADQAENYAWGYNKKNEPIHVNMEVLGNEAYGIRTNASDLIRYAQANMGQLKLDGNSTLQKALTDTHTGYFKSGKITQDLMWEQLPYPVSLPDLLTGNDMAMTKSVATPIVPPLPPQENVWINKTGSTNGFGAYIAFVPAKKMGIVMLANKNYSIDQRVTVAYKILSELEGK; from the coding sequence ATGCGTAAAAAAATGCAGAGCACATTGAAGTTGTTATCCGTGATTACCTGTCTGGCGGTAACGGCTCAGGGTGGCATGGCGTCAGAAATGGATCAGGCCAAAATTAAAGACACCGTTGATAGTCTGATCCAGCCGTTGATGCAGAAAAACAATATTCCAGGCATGTCGGTGGCAGTTACGCTGAACGGTAAAAATTATATTTATAACTATGGCTTAGCTTCCAAACAGCCACAGCAGCCCGTAACGGACAACACGCTATTTGAAGTTGGCTCGTTGAGCAAAACCTTTGCCGCGACGCTGGCATCTTATGCTCAGGTCAGCGGCAAGCTATCGCTGGATAAAAGCATTAGCCATTATGTGCCAGAACTGCGCGGCAGCGATTTCGATCACATCAGCGTGCTCAATGCGGGAACGCATACCACAGGTTTAGCGCTGTTCATGCCTGAAGAAGTAAAAAATACCGATCAGTTGATGGCCTATCTGAAAGCGTGGAAACCTGCCGATCCTGCGGGAACTCACCGTGTTTATTCCAATATTGGTACCGGCCTGTTGGGCATGATTGCCGCGCAAAGCATGGGAATGACCTACGAAGATGCGATTGAGAAAACGCTCCTTCCGAAGTTGGGCATGACGCACACCTATCTTAATGTTCCAGCAGACCAAGCGGAAAACTATGCTTGGGGCTACAACAAAAAGAATGAGCCGATCCACGTCAATATGGAAGTATTGGGCAATGAAGCGTATGGCATTCGAACCAACGCGAGTGACCTGATTCGCTATGCGCAAGCCAATATGGGACAGCTAAAACTTGATGGAAATTCGACGCTGCAAAAAGCGTTAACCGACACGCACACCGGTTACTTCAAGTCAGGCAAAATCACGCAGGATCTGATGTGGGAACAACTGCCGTATCCGGTTTCTTTACCGGATCTGCTCACCGGCAACGATATGGCGATGACAAAAAGCGTTGCTACGCCGATTGTTCCACCGTTGCCACCGCAGGAAAATGTATGGATTAACAAGACCGGTTCCACCAATGGCTTTGGTGCCTATATCGCGTTTGTTCCGGCTAAAAAGATGGGTATCGTGATGCTGGCGAACAAGAACTATTCTATCGATCAGCGTGTGACGGTGGCGTATAAAATCTTAAGCGAGCTGGAAGGGAAGTAA
- a CDS encoding sodium-dependent transporter, with product MSQQWSSRIGHILAAAGSAIGIGAIWKFPYVSATNGGGAFLIVFLVFSFTLGMAVFMAETLLGSHTREGVVKAFKQLAGRHWGWVGVLGVTCSWCIFSFYSVVGGWTVGYTFMAAAGKLNITDSSQLNSLFTDFISNPFLPVITHLLFAALTCYVVLGGVQRGVEKAVKIMMPLLFLIMLVLIVVGMTLPGSSAGLKLFLYPDFSHMSGKSVLDALGLAFFSLSIGLGIHVTYGAYLPDSKGIARSSVWVVTLSCLVCVLAGLMIFPALSSAGLDPAAGPGLTFMTMPVFFAHLPGGAILAVAFFLLLLVAALSSSISLLENIVAFTQGRWGWSRRNASLIITASIMLAGIPVTLSFGELSGFTLGGKTLFDVLDFLTSNLMMPLFGIIICLVFGWSPRAATLMPEDISPFWRASLRITWRYIGPLFIGVILVRGLI from the coding sequence ATGAGTCAGCAGTGGTCATCTCGGATTGGGCATATTTTGGCTGCCGCAGGTTCTGCGATTGGCATTGGTGCTATTTGGAAATTCCCTTATGTGTCTGCCACCAACGGTGGCGGCGCATTTCTGATCGTGTTTCTGGTGTTCAGTTTTACGCTGGGGATGGCCGTATTCATGGCGGAGACGCTGCTGGGCAGCCATACCCGTGAGGGCGTGGTAAAGGCATTTAAGCAGCTGGCAGGACGTCATTGGGGCTGGGTTGGCGTGCTGGGCGTGACGTGCTCATGGTGCATTTTCAGTTTCTACAGCGTGGTTGGCGGTTGGACGGTGGGATATACGTTCATGGCGGCGGCGGGCAAGCTGAATATTACCGACTCAAGCCAGCTGAACTCGCTGTTTACCGATTTTATTAGCAACCCGTTTTTGCCAGTGATAACTCATCTGCTGTTTGCAGCACTGACCTGCTATGTGGTGTTAGGCGGCGTGCAGCGCGGCGTTGAGAAAGCGGTTAAGATCATGATGCCGCTGTTGTTCTTAATCATGCTGGTGTTGATTGTGGTGGGTATGACGCTGCCGGGATCGAGCGCTGGGCTGAAGTTGTTCCTGTATCCTGATTTTAGCCATATGAGCGGAAAAAGCGTGCTGGATGCGCTGGGGCTGGCGTTCTTCTCGCTGTCGATTGGCTTAGGTATTCATGTGACCTACGGGGCTTATTTGCCGGATAGCAAAGGCATTGCGCGTTCAAGCGTTTGGGTGGTTACGCTGTCGTGTCTGGTTTGCGTGCTGGCGGGCTTAATGATTTTTCCTGCGTTAAGCTCGGCGGGTCTGGACCCTGCCGCAGGCCCTGGATTGACGTTTATGACCATGCCGGTGTTCTTCGCGCATTTGCCGGGTGGTGCCATATTGGCCGTCGCGTTCTTCTTGCTGTTGCTGGTGGCTGCGCTGTCTTCGTCGATTTCTCTGTTAGAAAATATTGTTGCCTTTACTCAGGGGCGCTGGGGCTGGTCGCGCCGCAATGCGAGCCTGATTATCACCGCGAGTATTATGCTGGCGGGTATCCCTGTGACTTTATCGTTTGGTGAATTAAGTGGTTTTACGCTGGGCGGCAAAACGCTGTTTGACGTGCTGGATTTCTTAACTTCGAATCTGATGATGCCGCTGTTCGGTATTATTATCTGCTTGGTATTTGGTTGGTCGCCGCGTGCGGCAACGTTGATGCCAGAGGATATTTCACCTTTCTGGCGTGCCAGCCTGCGTATCACTTGGCGCTATATTGGCCCGCTGTTTATCGGTGTGATTTTGGTGCGAGGGTTGATTTAA
- a CDS encoding LysR family transcriptional regulator translates to MRSHLPLNALRAFEASARHLSFTRAGLELSVTQAAVSQQVRTLEARLGTQLFKRLPRGLELTDEAHVLMPVLSEAFSQIEAVLKQFDGGHFHEVLTVAAVGTFAVGWLMPRLQSFNADHPFVELRLLTNNNLVNLAGEGLDFAIRFGNGMWPATHNVRLFDAPLSVLCAPSVAQRLERPQDLAKETLMRSYRAEEWNNWFSAAGIEPIRINGPIFDSSRLMVEAAIQNGGVALAPAKMFEHELQNGILVSPFDINVEIGSYWLTWLKSKPLSPAMQQFQQWLVAQANE, encoded by the coding sequence ATGCGTTCCCATCTCCCGCTTAACGCGCTGCGCGCCTTTGAAGCCTCTGCCCGCCACCTAAGTTTTACTCGTGCGGGGCTGGAACTCAGCGTGACTCAAGCCGCCGTTAGCCAGCAAGTGCGCACCCTTGAAGCGCGGTTAGGAACGCAGTTATTCAAGCGCTTACCGCGAGGATTAGAACTCACCGATGAAGCTCATGTTTTGATGCCGGTGCTCAGCGAAGCGTTTAGCCAGATTGAGGCGGTGCTCAAGCAGTTTGACGGCGGCCATTTCCATGAAGTGCTGACCGTCGCCGCGGTAGGTACCTTTGCGGTGGGCTGGCTGATGCCTCGCTTACAAAGCTTTAACGCTGACCATCCCTTTGTTGAGCTTAGACTGCTCACCAATAACAATCTGGTTAATTTAGCCGGAGAAGGCTTAGATTTTGCCATACGCTTTGGCAACGGTATGTGGCCAGCCACCCATAACGTTCGGCTATTTGATGCTCCCCTCAGCGTGCTGTGCGCTCCCAGCGTTGCTCAGCGATTAGAGCGGCCTCAAGATTTAGCCAAAGAAACGCTTATGCGCTCTTATCGTGCTGAAGAGTGGAACAACTGGTTTAGTGCGGCGGGCATTGAGCCCATCAGAATTAACGGGCCCATTTTCGATTCGTCACGCTTGATGGTTGAAGCCGCCATTCAAAATGGGGGTGTCGCGCTGGCTCCAGCCAAAATGTTCGAACACGAACTGCAAAACGGCATATTAGTGAGCCCCTTTGATATCAACGTTGAAATCGGCAGTTACTGGCTAACATGGCTGAAATCCAAACCCCTATCCCCCGCCATGCAGCAGTTTCAACAATGGCTTGTGGCACAAGCCAACGAGTAG